The Cannabis sativa cultivar Pink pepper isolate KNU-18-1 chromosome 8, ASM2916894v1, whole genome shotgun sequence genomic interval CTTAATTTAAACCACGTGAAAGTTATTAATATGTATGAAAGAAAATCATATTAAATTCTCCAATTTTAAGTTTTGGTACTAATTTAACAAGAAATGCTAAAAGATATTAGTGGTGTCTAACATCCTTCTACttgtcaatattattattaatgcaaTCAAGTATcaagtctcatataatttaagatgACATGTCTAAAATGTGCTAGGCATTAGTGAtgcccaataacaatgctctaatTTAATTGATTTGAAGATTCATTATATTATAACAATGATTTTGACTTTTaaggatgttttttttttctaactaattaaaacttttattccCTTAAAtttgatatgtattaaattgtatttaattttttaaactattcactcttaaactattgagattattgtaTTTAAAGACTTTTATTCAGTTTTACTAATAGGCGGCTAATGTGAATAAAAATTCAAGAGATACGATTTGATATATATCAAAGTTCAAAGGGTACGATttgatatatattaaaagtcGGAGTACAATTTGGTATATACATAGACAATCTCTTGTTAGTAAAATTGAacgaaattggacaaaagtccttaaattcaacaatctcaataattaaaaaaaaaaactaaactccTTAAAAAGTTTACAGAGtaaaatttagtacatgttaaattCGGAgaataaaatttctaatttattgaACAAAAGGGGGGTTGTATATTGAGTAAGCTTCCTATTTTTATTTActtgtatattttattaagagaattaaaatttattttttttcaaacaaaatatattgagaaaattaaattgtaaatttacttttatttttattttattactcttTAATTTATATCTAGTTTTATAGGTCATATTTCTATTATGTGTGACTCTAATTTTGATAAGTTATGTGAGATTTatttgatacttaattataaaaGAGGGTATTTAtagattaaaattatatttaattaatatataataaaaaaaaagtaatttttaactTATCTCAAATTTATTTCTAAATCTTAACATATTTGGAAAAGGTGTATAATTCAAGATTTAATATAGTCATTAGTgcatttgtttttcaatttatattttctagtAGGGAcccattaaaattaattacaagtGCGTGTAATTTGAGAAATACTAAAAGATGCAAATGgtattttgtattttcttaTGTGTCAATATTGCTATTAGTTACACTTAATATTGGGTTCCGTATAgtttaatgtaataacttttaGGGTGTATTGCTACCCCCAATCACAAAGCGACATATCTAGAGGTACTAAGCACCACTGGtacctaataacaatgctcGTATAATTTAAGAGTGTTATAAATCCCTACAACACAATCTCAACACACACAAACACATTGCATTGCACACAGGCCAGATgacaaaaccaaaaaacaaaatgcacaaaaattaaacaaaatcaaagcataaaaatagagaaaaataaaaagttgaGACAAGAAATTTATCCTGGTTCAGATCTCAATGTGAGTCATATTCCAGTTCTCCCCCAAGGAGTTTCTCCACTATGTAATGTCGTTTACAAACACCAATTAAGAGTTCTTCAATGAGAGATACACACAGAGAGATATAAGCTCTCAAAACACCATGATCGAGCAATATTGAGACACCATGAGTACCATGGTTCTTCTCCTTCAAATGACTTCTTCTTTGACTCTCTTCAACTATACTCTCTATTCTGATTTCTCTCTCACTCACATGAACTCTCTCTTACTTACAAATGATATAACAATTGGTATTTAAATAGGTTAGAAAACAGCTCACAAAATCGAGCCTAACAACTTTCAACTAACTTCCTAACCAAGTTGCCAAGAATAGAAAGTTCGTGCCAAAATTTGTTTTATATGAATTACATACCACAAAAAACATTGCTATGAGGTACCTATGGTGTTTAACATTACGATAAAGTGTTGTCGTATAATTGTTTAgcgattttttttataatattcatAAAAGTAAAGTAAGTGAAACCCAATATTAAGTTGCACTATAGCAATATTACACATCATAAAGGTGTCAGGCACCATAAATACCCCTTaacattttttataatttaagggTGTACAAATCATTATTCCATTAATATTTATAGAACAAATTATAATGAATATATAGCACCAATAAATTTATcataaattgtaacaaaaataataataataataaaacataaaaggTTACATTCTCTGATTCTCAACTTTATTTTCTCCCTCATTAACATCACAAATACATGTATTCATATAAtcatacaaaaaaatattaattcaaaTCATATTACATATGCAACAAATATGTTCAAAACATAAAGCAGAAAAGGGTGGCCACCACAGCAAAAATTGCAGCCAAAGAAGAAAGAGATTTTGTAGAAGAAGATGTGGAAGTTGAAGTAGTAGTAGAAGTAGACGAAGGAGAAGATGATGACGATGAAGATGACGACGAGGGGGATGTTGGCGTTGAAGGTGCATTTCCGGCGACTGTTGTAATTTTGAGCTTCATTCCTTGATCACAATGGCCTAAAGTACCACAAGCAAAGTATCTGGTTCCAGGCTTGGTCAATTTCACAACATCATTCCCACTACTTTTAGAGTCTAGTGAACTTCCAGTGTCACATTGCTTGTAAGCCTTTTCGTCGGCCAATTCCACCACGCTATGAAGTCCAGATGAATATTTGAAAACTGTCCCCATAAAAATCATGTATGAAGATGTTGGCTTTAGTTACTTAACAAATCTACTGACAAAGTTAATTGTTCATAGGACCTAGTCTAGAGAAATGTAGCTACTATCAAAGTTAATTATTGTTCATAccattaaaaaattcaaaatcagaAAACTAAACTAAACACAATTATAACTATACTAATAATAAGTAATAGTTGGCTGGAGTTTTAAAAGTTACTATTAAGCTTGTGAAGTTCTGAAAACATTTTTATTGTTGGTTTAGTAACCAATTAGTTTCAGTTTCTAACTGTAAAAAGTATTTTTAACTTAAGTCAGCTTTCgtacatttttcttaaaaaaaaattatttttaacacAAACAAGTTTAAGTAGTTTCAATTTTTAGttctaaaaaatatttcaattttgAGCTTTTGAAGTTCCAAAAACGCTTTTGCTTTGGTAACCaaataatttcaatttttgattctaaaaagtaatttttaacaTAACTCAACTTTAATATTTTGCTTGAGAAGATCTTcctaagaaattaaaaaatccTAACGAAACATGATCATAATAGTACTATACACACTATACAGGGTCATCTATAGTTTTATAGGGTATTTggggaaaattttaaaaaaattagttttttatttaaaaaataaaataaaattcaaataaaattttaaacatttttgtAGCATTTGGGGTAGCTTCATGACTAatgttaaagaaaataaaagaaaaagagatccCCCAACTGCTagaaaaagtaaaatataaagtttgatgaAGAGGATAGAGTTAATGAACATACCAAGTTGGTCTCCAACCTTGAATGTTTGAGCAGAAGCCCATGAGTCAAAATCTGTGGATTGCTCCCATCCTTGGCTGCCACCAACAACATGTTGACCTGCCTCAACTTCATTTCCCATCAAAGCTCCCAAAATGACCAACACCAAGATTGTGAATGTGTTCTTAGGCCCCATTTCTAACTCTTAATTTTCTCTGTTTTACCTTAATTTATATTTGTCTTATCAAGTTACTCTTATTTTCTCTGTAATTGTGTCTTcaattacttatatatatatggagtaGTAGTAGACTAGTAGTATAGTAACATAGGCAAGCATACCATACTAACTGATAATGATGGTTTCGTAACATGAACACTAAGAATCGTCACtcttaatttgttaattttattacattGCCCCTGAAAAGTCTGAAACAGAGGAAAATTTAGTGTGACTAAGCTTGGGCAATTGTGTAATTGAAGCAAATGCTAGTTTGTTAAGGAAGGCTTGGAGTTGAAACAAAGATACCTACCAATAATACCATGTAGCAAGAGTAATGAACCTAAGCTAAGATTGTATTTGAATTTatgtacatatatgtatatgtatacaaAAAATAAGATGAGAAGCATTGATGAAACAGCTGGGGTGTCTTAGCTTACAAGATCATTATTATGATGACATATTGTAGGTACGTTGATTGATTTAGAATACATTACTTATTACTTACGCCTCTCAACATGACTCTTTGATTTGGGAAAACGGCACCGTCTTGAACAAGGTGGAGAAACGACGACGTCGACCATCTAAAAATAGgaatcaaattaaaataaatgagaaTTGTGGTAATTATAAAATacgtaaaaatatttttgactATTCTTAAAAGCATCATTTCATATATAGATTAGTGAGCagttaaactaaaaaatataaaaatgtaagtTGAAAATTTATTCCTTAACCGAAATTTAAACGATCCTCTTCACTACTACACTAAGCAATATTTGGTATattattatcttattatttaatattttatttatatactaatattttttttttcacaatttttggCTGTGTGAGTGTTGGGTGCCTAGAAGTGACAAGAAAATAGAGTAATAAACAAAAACGACAATAACAACAATCTTAAAATAACACCACTTAAAATTCTAAGTCAACGTTGTACaagttaaagaaaaaataagataacaacTCAAAGAAGTCAAAAAAACAATCAATAACTTGTTTTCCAACTTCAATAGTTCACCGCCAATTCAGAGATTAATGAAGAATTTAAAAGACaactacaaagaaaaaaaaaaaagagcaaagtagactaaaacaataataatctgAAAATTAGAAGTCAAACTAAAAcaaaattcatttttaaaataatgatgtCCACTCAGGCTATCACCATTTCAGAAGTTTAATCaagaaataaagaaacaaaaactACAAAACCAATTTTAATCGCAAAAACGACAataattcaatataaattcCTGTCATTTAAGCAACAAAATACATAACAATAATCTAAAACGATGTAACGACATACATCATAATATACCACAACAACATATAAAAATGTGAAAGAAGAAAACGACAACAATTGGAAACAAATGAAACCTAATCTCTTGTTCAATTTCACTCTCTatgtatttaatataatattttgttttcTCAAAGTACACatgtatttaatttaaaaagaaaaacaaggaAACAAATATAAAGGGCAAGCTTaaagaaaatagatttttacatcacatacaaatatttttaacttatttttttgttactgtgtgatagaatattttttttaaaaaaatactgtataaattttatattgtatactgtaatatttatttaaaaaatactgtataaattttatattatataccgTGTTAattttttactgttgttttacaattattttgtaGTTGTTGTATcgttatttttaattgttatgttttattgttattttatagaaagataatattttaaaaaaaatatataaaattgtgaatTTTTAGCTGAAGAAAACGACAATGATCTATGATTCACTCAATCAAACATATATCTCGATCTAACAATTAACAACGACACGTACTCAAAAGGCCGAAAGCGACGTAACTctctaaaaaaacaaaaacgagACCCCAACCACAAAACTAAATCAAAAACACTTGTAGACAAATTGCCTCTACAAAAGGTTTATTTCATtatctcttcaattttttttcatttaaaactAAAGATATTCAAATAATGTTTGGCatggaaaagaaagaaaataaatgagGGAATTTCTTCTTAAGCAATAATTTTATAGTAATTTATCTAAATGACCCTTAATGATTAATTTCTTTGTCCCCGGTCCCTTTGTTTTAAGTTCATTAAAAGATGGTGGTCTTTGGAGCTTAATctctcgaaaaataaataaataattaaataaaaaacactTATGCAATAGCTAGCTACTATATTACTTTGGGAcaattttttttgctaaaaaaactaaataaaagaatcaggaaaaaaaaaaaacatttgtcCATAAATAAGCATAGACCTGTGCAAACAAATTGTTCAAAATTTCTCAGTAGATGATATAGTATGCTAAGATTTCTTTCTCATGATCATAAAAAGTACGTATTTGATTGAGATTCTACTAATAACATATAAGTATAATTATTCAATCTTGTATTACAACATTAAACTGACCCCAActaaacttgattagtgtttttGTTATTGTTGATGTTTAAAAAATGAGACGACAGAGTTATAAACAACGTCTTTAGCGTCAACTCCCATGATGAAATCAGCATGAGCATAGTCCTTAATGAACTGAACAGAGATCTTATCAACATCATGGTACTTAAGACTGTCGAGCAACATCCCAACATCTCTAACATCTGACAGAGCATCACGCCCTCCATAGCTAATGAACAGAGGAAGGTTTTTAGGAATGTTTGAGAGGTTGTAAATTGGTGGTGAGGTTTCACCGTAATGCATCAGATTGTAGTCTGCTCTTCCATAATTGAACTTTGCCAAAACCCCATTTCGAACAGCTGTTATATAACACAAATAACATAATCAATACAActgattttttgttgttgttgttgttgttgtttaagTTAGGAGAGAATTAAGTATCTTACTTTGAGCTAAGTGTACCATGTTCTTGGTTGATGTTGACTGAGGCTCGTTCTTTAGAAAGAGATCAACGGTTGAAACATTGAGACAGCAGTTTCGGCCTTGAACCAGTCAAAAAGTTAGTAAGAGAAGCTTTATTTTCTCATTGATATAAAGTAATAATAGTATTAGTACCTGTAATTGCAGACATTAAGTCATAACAGTCAACTCCTGGATAAGCACATAGGCCCTTAAGAAAGTTAGCCACAGCCTCCCTACAATTAGACAGAGGTTTCTTTAGTTGAGTTAATTGAAATCAGAGATAGAAATACTAATTTGGATTGTGCTTAGTTTTTGGTCTTACCCTTTTGGATTGAACTCTGCAAGACCAACTAATGTAGTAATCTGTAGAAAAATTAACAAGATATACTTAAGTGGAGAGTTCTTATAAGTTGTTAAGATTTGGTGAAATTATTGAGtttatatatttactttatTAGATTACCTCTCCAACAAAGGATCTGGCTGCAACAACACCAAGTGCAGTGTTCATGTGGCTCAAATAAGCAATGGGGCTCAACAATGCTGCTGACTTGAGCTGATCCACTAGCCTCCCTTCTGAGAAAGATGCCAAAGCTATTAAAGTTCCCTGCCAACAAAAAACATCACCAGATTTTCAGGGACAGAGTTGTTGTGCACATATAAAAAACTAAGGTCTCGTTTGGAACTAttaagtcgtattgtattgtattatattaaattgtattttatgtaatatttttatgtaaaactatatgtggtattaaatttgatggacacctaaatatataatattttagtataaattaaagtttaacatagtattatataaaaatatgatatataatccaattcaatataatacaatacaatacgatctaatacggcattccaaacgagccctaaatgTGTAATAAATTAATAAGGTGAATTGTTGAGTACTCACCAGAGAATGGCCAACATAGTTAATCTTCTGTCCTGTCTCTTTATAAACATGGTCAAAAACCGCAGGTAAATCAAATGTGACCAGCTCATCCCAAGACCAATTCCAAAATTTCTGCCATATCAAATACATACACCATTAGTAAGTGTGTAAAGAAAGACAGAGTAAAATAAAGCAGAGGAAGAAGAATTTACGGGTTGTCTGGGATCCAATGACTTGTGTCTACGGCTGAACCTGGTGCCTCTGGTGTTAGCAATCCACACGTCATAGCCACGATCAGCTAAAATCATTGGAAGATTTTCTTCTGGGTCATTCAAAAGCCAGGTCAACCCATCCTGCACAGTAATAAAATCCCTTCATTTTTCATACCTGGTGTTCATTCAATAATGATCTTGCTTCACACCTAAGtaatttgtagttttattacacgtaaatagttaaatgtttaatttatggCTCATAAGAGTTTTGATCTTATCCTTTATTTTGTTTCACTGTTTCGAAAGAGTCCAAATGTCGAGGAACCGACTACTTCAACTATGACTCTTCTAgattagacttttttttttactgctTTGGTTTAACCTTAGTAACTTATTGGtcctatgtttaaacaagattaaAGGTAAAAAACAAGGTAAGAATGAATCATACAAAATGTGAATGAAAAAGTTATAGtgttaatttcttttattattacgCTTTCGTACAAGGCTTTATTAGAAACGTACGAGTAGTATTTATTTTGTACACAAACATGGGGTCAAGAATGTTTTCCCAAGGGACCCTTTGACACATGGTGAAGACTTTTTAGGTATACACCGGCGAAAATCAAGCAGTTACTTTCCAAGTAACTGTCCTTAAATTTATGTACTTTTAGTTTGAAATGATTAAGAGGGTCAATGATAGCTTATCAAGTATGCATTTGAGCATGACACATggaaaaatcacttttaattcTACTGATCTTCCTTCCCACTTTTGACTAACTGAAATAAATTCTGCCCATAATGTGTAAGAAAAAGCAACTTTAAACCCCCAACCCCAACAAACACGGTTcttattactttattttataGCTAGAAATGTGAAAGAGTTTCAACATAGAGCATCATCATCTATCATCTGGACACCACTTAATACCAACACTCATAATCAAACCACTTACTATCTCTCTTTGTCAAAGAAGCATTAATAAAGCTTCACCACCTCCACTATCACTATGCCATTATCACTccattaatcaaaacaacaaaAGGTATAAAAATTACTTGTTCAAATTAGAAAAACTTACCACAAGGACCCCATGTTGAATCAACACTGGCTGCTTCTTCAGGCCACCACCAACCCCAGTTCTACCTTCTGAAATTCTTTGCACATTTAGAATATAGCCATCTTGGGTTGTCACCtataaaaccaaaaataaataattatattatatactacTATACAAGTAATTATAAAACTTGGGTTGGTTGGTACTTACATCAATTTCCTGGCACTTGTATCCATATGAAACAACAGAGGACTTGCATATACCAATCTCAGGGGAAGCCACTATACCTTTTCTTGGACCAAATAGCCAACCCCTGGTCGAGCCATACACACCATGTGGTTCAAACACCAAGAGCCACACCACCCCCCACCAgatcaaacccaaactcatcAAACGGTCTTGGCCTAAAGCCATttgattattaaatattattattcttatctgTTTTTAGCTCCTTATTGGTGAGAAGTGTTTGATATTGTTAAAGCCCTTTATATAGGTATAGATAGAAAAAAGACATAATTAAGTGGGAACGCAACTTACTCTTCTTTTtacttctctctttttcttttcttttgcttGGCTTAACTGACTATACAATtacaaaaaacaataataacaaaacatttttattttatatttttgttggtcttaaaagtgatataatatatttatagtgAAGCTTTTTTCACGTTCTTTTCCCATttgcaataaataataaatataattatatggaTAGATAGATGGATCATATTGCTGCAACCTCAGGGTCACAACAACAAAATTCAGTTTGAAATATAGAAGGCCAGCTGGGGTATGGACTATATGGGGAGATAGTAGTGACTATTCCCATGATAGTGAGATTTTGTtttaaagaacaagaaaacaaaaatt includes:
- the LOC115698499 gene encoding mavicyanin codes for the protein MGPKNTFTILVLVILGALMGNEVEAGQHVVGGSQGWEQSTDFDSWASAQTFKVGDQLVFKYSSGLHSVVELADEKAYKQCDTGSSLDSKSSGNDVVKLTKPGTRYFACGTLGHCDQGMKLKITTVAGNAPSTPTSPSSSSSSSSSSPSSTSTTTSTSTSSSTKSLSSLAAIFAVVATLFCFMF
- the LOC115698596 gene encoding triacylglycerol lipase 2 is translated as MALGQDRLMSLGLIWWGVVWLLVFEPHGVYGSTRGWLFGPRKGIVASPEIGICKSSVVSYGYKCQEIDVTTQDGYILNVQRISEGRTGVGGGLKKQPVLIQHGVLVDGLTWLLNDPEENLPMILADRGYDVWIANTRGTRFSRRHKSLDPRQPKFWNWSWDELVTFDLPAVFDHVYKETGQKINYVGHSLGTLIALASFSEGRLVDQLKSAALLSPIAYLSHMNTALGVVAARSFVGEITTLVGLAEFNPKGEAVANFLKGLCAYPGVDCYDLMSAITGRNCCLNVSTVDLFLKNEPQSTSTKNMVHLAQTVRNGVLAKFNYGRADYNLMHYGETSPPIYNLSNIPKNLPLFISYGGRDALSDVRDVGMLLDSLKYHDVDKISVQFIKDYAHADFIMGVDAKDVVYNSVVSFFKHQQ